The bacterium DNA segment GCAGTCAGAGGTTAAATCAAGGGTTCGTAGTACAAAACAGAATATCACAGAAGATGTTGCTTCAGAATAGGAACCCTTCAAGATGGCAAAGATGGTAAAAGAGCTGGTTGAATATATGGTGAGGGCTATTGTAGAAAAACCAGGCTCTGTACGAGTTGAATATAAAGATGGCGATGAAAGTGATTTTGTTGAAATTAGTGTAGACCAGACAGATCGTGGAAAAGTCATTGGGCGTGATGGGCAAACTATTAAGGCCCTACGTGTTTTGGTAAATCAGTGCCTGGTTCGAGACAAAAAAATCTTTATTGATCTTGCGCAACCTGCTGAAAACGTATAGTCATGCATATTTCTATTGCTACCGTGTTTCCTGAGCTTTATGCGCCGTTTTTAAAGACGTCGTTGATTGGCAGGTCTGTTGAATCTGGAATTTTGGATATTTCGACCTATGGTTTTACCAGTTTTGTAAAACCGAAGGAACACATTGACGTGCCTACGTGTGGCCCAACCCCTGGCATGCTTATTAAGCCAGAAGTTGTTGATCGTGTAATCC contains these protein-coding regions:
- a CDS encoding KH domain-containing protein → MVKELVEYMVRAIVEKPGSVRVEYKDGDESDFVEISVDQTDRGKVIGRDGQTIKALRVLVNQCLVRDKKIFIDLAQPAENV